GTGGAAGCATAGGCCAGCAGATGCTGAATCTGGGCACGCACCCCCATCTGTGCAGAGCTGAAATACGCTCCTTTGACATCACTGCTGGTGGTTCCTAAGCCGCAGTAATTATTCTGGTCAGGCGTTACCGTGCCGCCGTAACGGAAAAAGCCCGTTTCCTTCAAGGCCTGCGCAAAGGCCACATCCGGACGAATTCCTTCCCGTGCTCCTTCCTCATAGTAGTAGGAAACAAGTTCCTTGGGCGATACGGAAATATCCGGCTGGGGATTGACGCTCAAAAGGTATTTTACGCACTGTTCCTGACTGGCCAGCGGCGTACCGATAATGGCATCATCATAGGCCGACATGGTCTGTGGCACCCGAAAGCCAGTCTCCTGCTTCTCCACAGGAGGATGCAGAATGGACGCAATGCGCTCCTCAAGACTCTGCTTCCCGCGTTCCACGGTGCGGGTGCTGCTGCCTCCCATTTTGAGTTTGTGATTGGTATCCACTTTGGTTTCCATTTCCGGATTCATAGCCAGATGACGAGCCTCTGTATAATGTGGCAGCGCCAATGCCAGACTGCCAGCAAAAAGGCCAGCCATAACCACTCTTGAACAACGGTTAAAAATCACGAACAGTACACTCCTTAACTTACTCAAAACATACTTCCATAGCTATAATAAAGGGCAAAAATGCCACTTATTAACCAGACTATTTTCGTCACCTGCCGTGCCTTGCCTGCCATGGTCATAAACAAAGCGTAGCCAATAACAGCACTGCCTAAAGCCGTGGTAAAATTCCCGGTCAAAGGCAGAAGCAAAACCATGACACAAACAGACAGAACTTCTGCCCTTCTGTCCGCTTCCGCTTGCGATAGCGTACAGGACTTTACAGTTTCCAGCAACAGCAAAAAGCCGCTGCCCACCAACACCGGCACCACCATGGCCGGAAAATCAGCAATGGCCGCAATTACCGGTTCACAGAAGATAGCCAGTGCAAAAACAGCTCCGGCTGCCAGTACCGCCTGCCGGCTGTTTTCCGCTTCAACCTTGGCCGCCGAAGCCGGTGACGCCACCAAAGGCGAACTCCCACACAGAGCGCCAAGCGCTCCGAGGACAAAGAGTTTTTTTACGCCCACAGCTGTTTCCTTCTCCCGGCAAAATGCCTGCAAAGTGCTCCCATGAATAACACTTAGCATAACTGTCAGGCTCAGCACCGTAATCCAGAAAAACACTGTGTCCTGACTGTTCGCAGCTGCAAAATCCAGCTGGCCGAGTACCTTATCCAGACCTGCTGGCAGGAAAAACGGCGCGGCAGGAATCACCCAAAAGCCTTCGCCGAAGGTGACCAGTCCCGTAACAGCCATACCAGCAAACAGAGCACTGCGCCAGCCTGCGGCAATCAGTGCCACCGTCAGCACGATTCCCGCCATGCTCCAAAACATCAAGGGGTCAGCGGCATCCCCGAGCATGGTCACCTGCCAGGGAGAAGTGATGACGATGCGCCCCAGCTTGAGCCCCAAACTGATGATAAAGACAGCCAGCGCGAGCTGAATTCCCCAGGAAAAAATTTGCGGCCAGCCCCTGCGCAGAGCAGAGCCCGCAAAATGCCACAATGCCCAGCCCAGCAAAGACGCCAAAGCACAGCTGCCCAAAACCGTCTGCCATCCCAAGCCATGCGAAACAGCGGCGATAAATACCAGATAGCCTGTCACCGTCAAAGACGGCGTCAGCACCAAATCATAGCCGCCATGCGCCAGCCACAATGTTCCCACCAGAGACAGCAACACGCTGACGATAAAGCTGGCGGCAAAATCCATGCCGGCCAGCTGCCACATGAAGGCGGTTGCCGTAAAAGCCGCCAAGGATGACATCGCCATGGTTGCCCCCGCGAAAATATCCCGGCTAAATTTCATAAACGGCTCACCCTCCACATAGTATATCAATCCTATTTTACCACAGGAAAGAGAAAAATGACAGTTTCACCATATCTTTTTCATAAATTCTGCCCCCATTCGTGCTATACTAAACATAACTTCGATTAAATCTTGTCTGGGAGGAATTTCTTTGTCAAATACGAAATCCTTGAACGTGGTAAAACTCGGCGCATTCGCTGCTATTATTTTGCTCTTTGTCATCATCCATCTGCTGAATCCTGCCTTCCTGCCGCATATGTGCGGCCTGCTGGCCCGGGGTGATATTCAGGAGACCGCCAGCTACATTGCCTCGTTTGGCTCCGGAGCAGTGGTGTTCAGCTTTTTGCTGACCCTCTTTGTCAACGCGCTGGGCTTTCCGCCTGCCATTATCTTTTCCACCGCCAACACTTTGATTTTCGGCATCGGCTGGGGAATCTTTCTGTCGGTAGTGGCCGAGACTGTCGGCGTGGCCTTCAGCTTCATCCTGCTGCGCTTCTTCTTTCGCGAAGCGGCAGAAAAAATCATCAACCGTCACAAGACCTTGTCCGATCTTGACAAGTACAGCGGCAGCCGGGGCTTTGTCGTCATGCTCATCGCCCGCATGGTTCCCTATCTGCCTTCGGTGATGCTCAACGCCATCGGCGCACTGTCCGCCATGAAGTTCCGGGATTATGTCATCGCCTCCTTCGTGGGCAAATTTCCCTCCACAGGTATCGAAGCCATCATCGGCCACGATGCCATCACCCATCAGGAGGACCCCACGCGGATGATTGTCGTGATTATCTTTGCCATCGTTCTTATCGTCGGCGCCTGGCTCTATGAGCGCCACGAACAGAGAAAGAAGTGATTACTTTGCAGCTTTCACGCCGTAGGTTTCTTTTTTTAACTGGAAAAATAATTCTCCTGCTGGGTCTTGGCGGCTTCTTCCCCCGGCTGGCTGCTGCCGCCGATTATTCTCTGCCTATTGAAGCACTGCGCCAGTTAATCACCAGCGACCCCCGCACGTCCCGCACCATCATGTGGCAGAGCAAAACGCCGCTCGAGGACTGCCGCCTGCAATATCAGGCTGACGGGGCGCCGAGCCAAAGCCTGCCCGTCGCCATGGAAAGCCTGACCGAAGACCGCGTTACCAATTATTATTACACCGTTTACCTGCAGAGCCTGACACCGGGAACGACTTACCATTATCGCATTTGGCAGGGGAACGTGGCCACACCTTGGCAGGAATTTGTCACAGCACCGGCAGAGATTACGGATTTTTCCGCGCTGATTTTCTGCGATTCCCAATGCGGGCAGACTTACGCCGGTTGGGGCGAAAACTTCCGCACCGCATGGCAGCGTCATCCGGAAGCCCATTTCTTTACCATTAACGGCGATATCGTAGACAATGGCCAGCAGGAATGGCAATGGCAGAATTTCTTTGCCGCTGTCGCAGATGAGTTACCCGGCCATCTCTTTGTTCCGGTGATGGGCAACCACGAATGTTACAGCCTGATTTGGAAATTCTGCCGCCCGCGCCGCTATGAACTCAGCTATAACCTGCCTGCCAACGGCACTCTGGAGCTGCAGAATTATTATTACTCCTACGATTACGGCCCGGTGCATTTCATCGTGCTGAATACCCAGATGTTGGAACTTCAAGACCTTCATCCGGATATGCTCGAAAAACAAAAAACCTGGCTGCGCCAAGATGTAAAAGAGCACCCGGCCCGCTGGCGGGTGGTACTCATGCACAAAGATGTACTGGCCTATGATGAATACCAGCGAGGCTCCAGAAGCATGATGAGCATCAGCGATGTTGGCTACGCCTTTATGCCCCTCTTCGACAAGCTCAACATCGACTTGGTGCTGACCGGTCATATGCACACCTACCGCAACCGCGGTCATATCTACCAGCTGGAGCCAGCCGACAAGGGGCCTGTCTACATCATGAGCGGTCCCATGGGCAACCAGCAGTACAACGTCCCCGCCGACAAGAATTTTGACAAGTCAGCCATCTACCAGCCCACCCCCAACAACTACCTGCTGCTCACCGCCAGTCAGGAGAAGCTGACCGTCACCTGCTACACCATAGCAGGTGAACACGTCG
The Selenomonas ruminantium AC2024 DNA segment above includes these coding regions:
- a CDS encoding glucosaminidase domain-containing protein; translation: MAGLFAGSLALALPHYTEARHLAMNPEMETKVDTNHKLKMGGSSTRTVERGKQSLEERIASILHPPVEKQETGFRVPQTMSAYDDAIIGTPLASQEQCVKYLLSVNPQPDISVSPKELVSYYYEEGAREGIRPDVAFAQALKETGFFRYGGTVTPDQNNYCGLGTTSSDVKGAYFSSAQMGVRAQIQHLLAYASTRKPSEPVVDPRYGLVRSSYGAQTLNSWTDLNGRWAVPGYSYGQSIMSMFREMLSK
- a CDS encoding TVP38/TMEM64 family protein, translating into MSNTKSLNVVKLGAFAAIILLFVIIHLLNPAFLPHMCGLLARGDIQETASYIASFGSGAVVFSFLLTLFVNALGFPPAIIFSTANTLIFGIGWGIFLSVVAETVGVAFSFILLRFFFREAAEKIINRHKTLSDLDKYSGSRGFVVMLIARMVPYLPSVMLNAIGALSAMKFRDYVIASFVGKFPSTGIEAIIGHDAITHQEDPTRMIVVIIFAIVLIVGAWLYERHEQRKK
- a CDS encoding purple acid phosphatase family protein; this encodes MQLSRRRFLFLTGKIILLLGLGGFFPRLAAAADYSLPIEALRQLITSDPRTSRTIMWQSKTPLEDCRLQYQADGAPSQSLPVAMESLTEDRVTNYYYTVYLQSLTPGTTYHYRIWQGNVATPWQEFVTAPAEITDFSALIFCDSQCGQTYAGWGENFRTAWQRHPEAHFFTINGDIVDNGQQEWQWQNFFAAVADELPGHLFVPVMGNHECYSLIWKFCRPRRYELSYNLPANGTLELQNYYYSYDYGPVHFIVLNTQMLELQDLHPDMLEKQKTWLRQDVKEHPARWRVVLMHKDVLAYDEYQRGSRSMMSISDVGYAFMPLFDKLNIDLVLTGHMHTYRNRGHIYQLEPADKGPVYIMSGPMGNQQYNVPADKNFDKSAIYQPTPNNYLLLTASQEKLTVTCYTIAGEHVETTEIVHA